From the Salinimicrobium tongyeongense genome, one window contains:
- a CDS encoding putative porin, which produces MKKITILLVLIFLIPFGLLAQERRLNRGVNNIQGQDQTARDSKNESSVEKAPIDLYKIISVDNDTTTVDTTLHMYKDYRFNYLRKDNFGLLPFSNVGRSYNRLTYNFIEEREVLPQFGARARHYNFMEVEDIFYYNVPTPFTELFFKTVFEQGQAADALFTVNTSPNLNFSIGYKGLRSLGRYQNMLTSTGNFRTTLSYSSPNGRYNIQTHFVSQDLLNEENGGLTPSALEQYIAQNPEFEDRSRLDVNFEDAQSTLFGKRFFLDHSYALYKRADSLAQRDFRVGHRLNYTYKKYQYQQASASELLGPSFEEESLRDETRLTSVANEVYVGFTAGNLAKIIARGRHTHYNYGYNTVLDLEDGFIVNRLKGNILSAGGDYLGTLGDFQFKAGGMINLTGDFNGYDLGARLSYALSPDFLVAATANINDRAPNYNFLLYQSDYINYNWQTSFSNESRQSLGFELWAPQLLNANVEFSTINDMAYFGLDDTGLVRPFQHGEQVSYVKIKAEREFSLGKFALNNTLLYQNVLDGGQVLNVPDFVTRNTFYYKDYWFQRALYLQTGFTLNYFTNYEMNGYDPILAEFYVQNSQEIEGFPTVDFFFNGKIRQARIFFKLENMNYLLETNNNFSAPLYPSRDFGIRFGLVWNFFM; this is translated from the coding sequence ATGAAGAAAATAACAATTTTACTTGTTCTTATATTCTTAATCCCCTTCGGTTTACTTGCCCAGGAAAGAAGGCTTAATCGTGGTGTGAATAATATTCAGGGCCAGGATCAAACTGCACGTGACTCAAAAAATGAATCTTCTGTAGAAAAAGCCCCAATTGATCTTTACAAGATTATTTCCGTAGATAACGATACCACAACAGTAGATACCACCCTTCATATGTACAAAGATTACCGTTTTAACTATCTTAGAAAAGATAACTTCGGGTTACTGCCATTTTCTAATGTCGGTCGTTCTTATAATCGGCTAACGTATAATTTTATTGAAGAGCGGGAGGTACTTCCTCAGTTTGGGGCGAGAGCGAGACATTATAATTTTATGGAAGTGGAAGACATCTTCTATTATAACGTTCCCACTCCGTTTACCGAACTTTTTTTTAAGACAGTATTTGAACAAGGCCAGGCAGCTGATGCTCTTTTTACTGTAAACACTTCTCCTAATCTAAATTTTTCAATAGGATATAAAGGACTTCGCTCGCTAGGTCGATATCAAAATATGCTAACCAGTACAGGGAATTTTCGAACCACGCTCAGTTACAGCTCTCCCAATGGGAGGTATAATATACAAACGCATTTTGTTTCCCAAGATTTGCTCAATGAGGAGAATGGCGGACTCACGCCTTCTGCGCTAGAGCAATATATCGCCCAGAATCCCGAATTTGAAGATCGTTCCCGTCTCGATGTCAACTTCGAAGATGCGCAATCTACATTATTTGGTAAAAGATTTTTCCTAGACCATTCGTATGCCCTTTACAAAAGAGCCGATTCTCTTGCGCAGCGGGATTTTCGTGTTGGCCACCGTTTAAATTATACCTATAAGAAATATCAGTATCAGCAGGCCTCTGCCAGTGAACTTTTGGGCCCTTCATTTGAAGAAGAGAGTTTAAGGGATGAAACCCGGCTTACTTCTGTTGCCAATGAAGTGTATGTTGGTTTTACAGCAGGGAATCTTGCAAAGATCATTGCAAGAGGAAGGCATACCCACTACAACTACGGCTATAATACGGTGCTCGATCTTGAGGACGGTTTCATTGTCAATAGGCTAAAAGGGAACATTCTTTCGGCTGGGGGGGATTATTTGGGCACTTTAGGGGATTTCCAGTTCAAGGCTGGCGGGATGATCAATTTGACAGGGGATTTTAACGGGTATGATCTCGGTGCCCGATTGTCATATGCTCTTTCACCCGATTTTTTAGTTGCGGCCACAGCTAATATTAATGATCGTGCCCCCAATTACAATTTTCTTCTGTACCAGAGCGATTATATAAACTATAACTGGCAAACTTCATTTTCTAATGAAAGTCGACAGTCTCTGGGTTTCGAGTTGTGGGCTCCACAATTGTTGAATGCTAATGTCGAGTTTTCTACCATAAATGATATGGCTTATTTTGGACTTGATGATACAGGCTTGGTTAGGCCATTTCAACATGGCGAGCAGGTAAGTTATGTGAAAATAAAAGCTGAGAGAGAATTTAGTCTTGGTAAATTTGCACTTAATAATACCCTGCTCTACCAGAATGTACTTGATGGAGGCCAGGTCTTGAACGTGCCCGATTTTGTCACCAGGAATACTTTTTATTATAAAGACTACTGGTTTCAGCGCGCGCTTTATCTTCAAACAGGTTTCACGCTTAATTATTTCACTAATTATGAAATGAACGGTTACGACCCGATCCTGGCCGAATTTTATGTGCAAAACAGCCAGGAAATTGAAGGTTTCCCAACAGTCGATTTCTTTTTTAACGGTAAAATCAGGCAGGCACGAATATTCTTCAAGCTCGAAAACATGAATTACCTGTTAGAAACCAACAACAACTTTTCTGCACCCCTTTATCCGTCACGTGACTTCGGAATAAGATTTGGGCTGGTCTGGAATTTCTTTATGTAG
- a CDS encoding acyl-CoA dehydrogenase yields the protein MDFKLTEEHIMIRDAARDFAKNELLPGVIERDEKQEFPKEQIKKMGELGFLGMMVSPEYGGGGMDTVSYVLAMEEISKIDASASVVMSVNNSLVCWGIEKFGNEEQKQKYLPKLATGESIGAFCLSEPEAGSDATSQRTTAIEKDDHYLLNGTKNWITNGSTADYYIVIAQTHPEKKHKGINAFIIEKGWKGFEIGPKEQKLGIRGSDTHSLNFNDVKIPKENRIGEDGFGFKFAMKTLSGGRIGIAAQALGIAAGAYQLAKEYSKVRKAFGTEIMNHQAIAFKLADMHTSIEASRHLVMKAACDKDNGENYDLSGAMAKLFASKTAMDVTVEAVQVHGGNGYVKEYHVERLMRDAKITQIYEGTSEIQKIVISRSILRD from the coding sequence ATGGATTTCAAACTCACCGAAGAACATATTATGATCCGCGATGCGGCACGAGATTTTGCAAAGAACGAGTTGCTCCCCGGAGTGATTGAGAGGGATGAAAAACAGGAATTCCCAAAAGAACAGATCAAGAAAATGGGGGAACTTGGCTTTTTGGGCATGATGGTGTCTCCTGAATATGGCGGTGGCGGTATGGACACGGTATCTTATGTTTTGGCGATGGAAGAGATCTCGAAGATAGATGCTTCGGCTTCCGTGGTAATGTCTGTCAACAATTCTTTGGTTTGTTGGGGGATTGAGAAATTCGGAAATGAAGAGCAAAAACAGAAATACCTTCCAAAACTGGCCACAGGAGAATCTATTGGTGCTTTTTGCCTCTCTGAACCTGAAGCCGGGAGTGATGCCACTTCTCAAAGAACAACGGCAATTGAGAAAGATGACCACTACCTTTTAAACGGAACCAAAAACTGGATCACCAACGGCAGCACCGCCGATTATTATATTGTGATCGCGCAAACACATCCCGAAAAGAAGCATAAGGGTATAAACGCCTTTATCATCGAAAAGGGCTGGAAAGGCTTTGAAATAGGCCCAAAGGAGCAGAAGCTGGGAATCCGCGGAAGCGACACGCACTCCCTAAACTTTAATGATGTAAAAATTCCAAAAGAAAACCGCATTGGTGAAGACGGGTTCGGATTCAAATTTGCCATGAAAACACTTTCAGGAGGGCGTATTGGAATTGCGGCCCAGGCTTTGGGTATTGCAGCCGGAGCTTACCAACTGGCAAAAGAATATTCTAAAGTGCGTAAGGCTTTTGGAACTGAGATCATGAACCACCAAGCTATTGCCTTTAAACTGGCCGATATGCATACTTCTATTGAGGCTTCACGCCATTTGGTGATGAAAGCGGCCTGTGATAAGGACAATGGAGAAAATTACGACCTGAGTGGTGCCATGGCTAAGTTGTTTGCTTCAAAAACAGCCATGGATGTTACTGTGGAAGCGGTACAGGTACACGGCGGAAACGGATATGTGAAAGAATACCATGTAGAACGCCTGATGCGTGACGCCAAGATCACTCAAATCTACGAAGGCACTTCAGAGATCCAGAAAATTGTGATCTCCAGGAGTATTTTGAGAGATTAG
- a CDS encoding anhydro-N-acetylmuramic acid kinase — translation MNKNNYNVVGVMSGTSLDGIDVAYVNFTFSETWSYQITAAETIPYTQNWQKILSEAVNFDEHKLRKLDRDYTHLLGKVISEFLVKNDIFDPHAVCSHGHTIKHEPENGFTLQIGNQPELAKLLNCKVVCDFRVQDVQLGGQGAPLVPVGDELLFGKYDYCLNIGGFANISTINGGKRLAYDICAVNTVLNVLSQHINLPYDKDGEVAASGKVIPGLREELEKIPFYGLRPPKSLGIEWVQKHIFPLFQKYGSIPDLLRTYTEHAAEMIANEFRNSSEEKVLVTGGGAFNQFLIAEIQKRTKTEVVIPPADVVNFKEALIFAFLGVLKLRGENNVLSSVTGASKDHSSGKIFNA, via the coding sequence ATGAACAAAAATAACTATAACGTTGTAGGTGTAATGTCGGGAACTTCCCTCGATGGCATAGATGTAGCCTATGTTAACTTCACCTTTTCTGAAACCTGGTCTTATCAAATAACTGCTGCGGAAACCATTCCTTATACGCAAAACTGGCAGAAAATTCTTTCTGAAGCTGTCAATTTCGACGAGCATAAGCTGCGTAAACTTGATCGTGACTACACGCACTTGTTAGGAAAAGTCATTTCAGAATTTCTTGTCAAAAATGACATTTTTGACCCCCATGCGGTTTGCAGCCATGGACATACCATAAAACATGAACCGGAAAATGGATTTACGCTGCAAATAGGCAACCAACCTGAGCTTGCAAAGCTCTTAAATTGTAAGGTGGTGTGTGATTTCAGGGTGCAAGACGTACAGCTGGGTGGGCAGGGCGCGCCTTTGGTGCCTGTTGGCGACGAATTGTTGTTTGGGAAATACGATTACTGCCTTAATATTGGCGGATTTGCCAATATTTCAACCATAAATGGCGGCAAACGCCTGGCCTACGATATCTGCGCTGTAAACACCGTGCTCAATGTGCTTTCCCAACATATAAACCTGCCTTATGACAAAGATGGGGAAGTTGCGGCATCGGGGAAAGTCATTCCCGGGCTGCGAGAAGAGCTTGAAAAAATACCATTTTACGGCCTCCGTCCTCCAAAGTCCCTCGGAATTGAATGGGTGCAGAAGCACATTTTTCCACTTTTTCAGAAGTATGGCTCTATCCCCGATCTTTTGCGGACATACACCGAACATGCTGCGGAAATGATCGCCAATGAATTCAGAAATTCTTCCGAAGAAAAAGTTTTGGTTACCGGTGGCGGCGCTTTTAACCAGTTTTTGATTGCGGAAATTCAGAAGCGCACCAAAACTGAAGTTGTGATCCCCCCGGCTGATGTGGTCAACTTTAAAGAAGCTCTCATTTTCGCATTTTTGGGGGTCCTGAAGCTGAGAGGAGAAAACAATGTTTTAAGTTCGGTGACGGGAGCTTCAAAAGATCATTCTTCAGGAAAGATTTTTAATGCATGA
- a CDS encoding porin — MKQITITKMQKFLIFASIGLWNLSVSAQESEVLEEALPGFSITGSVDTYFRTNFNGLNKYVYGSDGETPIAGPQAPATAFANDPGFALGMANVILGYRGKKIGFVADLVFGPRGEEAVFLSMGSSNIVNQLYVFYNVSEKVRLTLGDFNTFLGYEVISPVDNFNYSTSYMFSYGPFSHTGLKADIALSDNWSAMLAIMNPTDYTEFDPFGVYTFGAQLGYSNSSGSAYLNLIYGEQAPGLDPTFQIDLTTGWDFSESFYLGLNTTYNSTDDVGFYGVALYPQLQTSENFAIGLRAEYFKEHANGHDETVVYNSDASLTAFTLTGNYTVGSLSIKPELRLDSVDRDVFLNQDLEPTDNLSSFILAAVYAF, encoded by the coding sequence ATGAAACAAATCACTATTACAAAAATGCAGAAATTTTTAATTTTTGCCTCCATCGGGCTGTGGAATCTTTCTGTTTCTGCACAGGAATCTGAAGTACTGGAAGAAGCACTACCCGGCTTTAGTATTACGGGATCTGTAGACACCTATTTCAGAACAAATTTCAATGGCCTCAATAAGTATGTGTATGGGTCCGATGGCGAAACTCCAATTGCTGGCCCCCAGGCTCCCGCAACTGCTTTTGCCAATGATCCGGGTTTTGCATTGGGAATGGCCAATGTCATTCTTGGCTACAGAGGCAAAAAAATAGGCTTCGTGGCCGACCTTGTGTTTGGACCCCGGGGCGAAGAAGCGGTTTTTCTCTCTATGGGCTCCAGTAATATTGTTAATCAGCTGTACGTGTTTTATAATGTAAGCGAGAAGGTCAGGCTCACCCTGGGAGATTTCAATACCTTTTTAGGCTATGAAGTGATTTCACCCGTAGATAATTTCAACTATTCTACTTCCTATATGTTTTCCTATGGCCCTTTTTCGCATACCGGTTTAAAGGCAGATATTGCCTTAAGCGATAACTGGAGTGCCATGTTGGCCATCATGAACCCCACAGATTATACTGAATTTGATCCTTTTGGAGTGTACACCTTTGGAGCTCAACTTGGTTATTCTAACAGTTCCGGAAGTGCATACTTAAACCTCATTTACGGAGAACAGGCTCCAGGCCTTGATCCCACTTTTCAAATAGACCTAACTACCGGCTGGGACTTCTCTGAGTCTTTTTACCTGGGGCTTAATACAACCTACAATAGTACAGATGATGTTGGGTTCTATGGTGTCGCACTATATCCGCAACTACAAACTTCTGAGAATTTTGCTATAGGCCTAAGGGCAGAATATTTTAAAGAACACGCAAATGGCCACGATGAAACCGTAGTGTACAATTCAGACGCTAGTCTCACTGCCTTCACCCTTACCGGCAACTATACTGTAGGAAGCCTAAGCATAAAACCCGAATTGAGACTGGACAGCGTTGACAGGGATGTCTTTCTTAACCAGGACCTGGAACCCACAGATAATCTATCCTCTTTTATTCTCGCCGCAGTTTATGCTTTTTAA
- a CDS encoding ammonium transporter yields MELLTNNVWMMVCTALVFFMHLGFSLLEVGLTRQKNAINILFKNVFIICTGLLLYCLIGFNLMYPGSFIMGIIPDYFVGLFGLHAPVADGALDLTYNEGYTYWTDFLFQGMFAATAATIVSGAVAERIKLSAFMLFSIIYLAFVYPIAGSWKWGGGFLDELGFYDFAGSTLVHSVGGWAALVAISLLGARIGKFGEDGSSHAIPGHNVPLATAGVFILWLGWFGFNGGSVLSADPSATSLTLVTTCLAAAAGGISAFLVSTIWYKNYDLTMFLNGILGGLVGITAGADLMSPTDAVLIGLIAGILIVAGVALIDKVRLDDPVGAVAVHLICGVWGTLAVGVFGSLAGFDQFLNQLIGVAVIGAFCCISAFVILFAIKRSLGLRMETHEETEGLDIHEHGMDAYAEFAGKAEPVKQ; encoded by the coding sequence ATGGAATTACTTACTAATAACGTATGGATGATGGTCTGCACCGCACTGGTGTTTTTTATGCATCTTGGATTTTCTTTACTGGAAGTTGGACTCACCCGTCAAAAAAATGCCATTAACATCCTCTTTAAAAATGTTTTTATCATTTGTACCGGATTATTGCTCTATTGTCTCATAGGTTTTAACCTGATGTATCCGGGTTCATTCATTATGGGAATTATCCCCGACTATTTTGTGGGACTTTTTGGCTTACACGCTCCGGTAGCCGACGGTGCTCTAGACCTCACCTACAATGAAGGTTACACCTACTGGACAGACTTTTTATTCCAGGGAATGTTTGCTGCAACTGCTGCCACTATTGTATCGGGTGCGGTAGCTGAAAGGATCAAACTATCGGCTTTTATGCTATTCTCCATAATTTACCTGGCTTTTGTTTATCCCATTGCCGGTTCTTGGAAATGGGGGGGTGGCTTTCTTGATGAACTTGGGTTCTATGATTTTGCCGGCTCTACCCTGGTACATTCTGTTGGCGGCTGGGCTGCTCTTGTGGCAATTTCTTTGCTAGGTGCCAGAATTGGCAAATTTGGAGAAGACGGCAGCTCTCATGCTATTCCCGGTCACAATGTACCTTTAGCAACGGCCGGGGTTTTCATCCTCTGGCTTGGATGGTTTGGCTTTAACGGAGGTTCGGTACTCTCTGCAGATCCATCTGCAACTTCCCTTACTTTAGTGACCACCTGCCTTGCTGCAGCAGCCGGGGGTATTTCTGCTTTCCTTGTATCGACCATCTGGTACAAAAATTATGATCTCACCATGTTCCTGAACGGGATCCTCGGAGGGCTTGTGGGCATCACGGCAGGAGCAGACCTCATGTCTCCTACAGATGCCGTGCTAATTGGGCTAATTGCCGGAATACTCATAGTTGCAGGCGTTGCACTTATTGACAAAGTAAGACTGGACGATCCCGTAGGTGCAGTAGCCGTTCATCTTATTTGCGGAGTCTGGGGCACTCTGGCCGTTGGGGTCTTTGGATCACTGGCAGGCTTTGACCAGTTTCTCAACCAGCTAATAGGAGTTGCTGTAATTGGTGCTTTTTGCTGTATATCGGCATTTGTGATTCTTTTTGCTATTAAACGTTCCCTGGGTCTACGTATGGAAACGCATGAAGAAACCGAAGGCCTTGATATTCACGAACATGGTATGGATGCATATGCCGAATTCGCAGGCAAAGCAGAGCCTGTAAAACAATAA
- a CDS encoding P-II family nitrogen regulator, translating to MKKIEAIIRQSKFDDVKKALHEIGVNFFSYWDVTGVGNEKQGHVYRGVAYSTTDIQRRKISVVVSDEFLEKTVEAILDAAYTGAVGDGKIFVSPVEEAFRIRTKERGSLSLA from the coding sequence ATGAAAAAAATCGAAGCCATCATTAGACAGTCAAAATTTGACGATGTAAAAAAGGCTCTTCATGAAATTGGTGTCAATTTCTTCAGTTATTGGGATGTTACCGGAGTAGGTAACGAGAAACAGGGACATGTCTATAGAGGTGTCGCCTACAGCACCACCGACATTCAACGCAGGAAGATATCTGTAGTTGTTTCTGATGAATTCCTCGAAAAAACTGTCGAGGCTATTCTCGATGCAGCCTATACCGGCGCTGTGGGAGACGGTAAAATCTTTGTCTCTCCGGTAGAGGAAGCCTTTAGAATTAGAACAAAAGAAAGAGGCAGCCTCTCGCTGGCGTAA
- a CDS encoding Glu/Leu/Phe/Val dehydrogenase dimerization domain-containing protein: MKELLNLYQNKAPEIVFNWKDPETEAEGWVVINSLRGGAAGGGTRMRKGLDMNEVLSLAKTMEVKFTVSGPAIGGAKSGINFDPNDPRKKGVLERWYKAVSPLLKSYYGTGGDLNVDEIHEVIPITEDSGVWHPQEGVFNGHFKPTEADKINRIGQLRQGVIKVLENGRFSPDVSRKYTVADMITGYGVAEAVRHYYDVYGGNVQGKKAIVQGFGNVGSAAAYYLAQMGAKVVGIIDRAGGLINEEGFTFEEIRNLFLNKEGNTLKSEKLIPFEEINERIWKLKAQVFAPCAASRLITREQVDQMVSSGLEVISNGANVPFADKEIFFGPIMEYTDEQISVIPDFIANCGMARVFAYFMERRVQMTDEAIFNDTSITIRNAIQNTFNHNSNKTNISKTAFEVALTKLV, encoded by the coding sequence ATGAAAGAATTACTTAATCTATATCAAAATAAAGCCCCTGAAATTGTATTTAACTGGAAAGATCCTGAAACTGAAGCCGAAGGCTGGGTGGTGATCAATTCCCTGCGCGGGGGAGCTGCCGGCGGCGGTACCCGTATGAGAAAAGGCCTTGACATGAATGAGGTGCTTTCCCTGGCTAAGACCATGGAGGTGAAATTCACTGTTTCGGGGCCTGCTATTGGCGGAGCAAAGTCGGGTATAAATTTTGATCCCAATGATCCTCGCAAAAAAGGCGTTTTAGAGCGCTGGTATAAAGCTGTGTCTCCGCTGCTGAAAAGCTATTACGGTACCGGGGGTGACCTGAATGTGGATGAGATACACGAAGTAATTCCCATTACAGAAGATTCTGGCGTTTGGCATCCGCAGGAAGGGGTTTTTAACGGACATTTTAAACCTACCGAAGCCGATAAGATCAACCGTATAGGCCAGTTAAGGCAGGGCGTGATCAAGGTGCTTGAAAATGGCAGATTTTCACCCGATGTTTCCCGGAAATACACGGTGGCCGACATGATCACCGGGTATGGAGTGGCCGAAGCCGTGCGGCATTACTACGACGTTTACGGAGGAAATGTGCAGGGCAAAAAAGCCATTGTGCAGGGCTTTGGGAATGTAGGTTCTGCTGCAGCATATTATCTGGCTCAAATGGGCGCAAAAGTTGTCGGGATTATTGATCGCGCGGGCGGATTGATCAATGAAGAGGGCTTTACTTTTGAAGAGATCCGAAACTTGTTCCTCAATAAGGAAGGAAATACCTTAAAATCTGAAAAACTGATTCCTTTTGAAGAGATCAATGAGCGTATCTGGAAGCTGAAAGCGCAGGTTTTTGCGCCCTGTGCAGCTTCGCGTTTAATTACCCGGGAGCAGGTAGATCAAATGGTGAGTTCAGGTTTGGAGGTGATTTCGAATGGGGCCAACGTTCCGTTTGCCGATAAGGAGATCTTCTTTGGGCCAATCATGGAATACACCGATGAGCAGATTAGCGTAATTCCCGATTTTATCGCCAACTGCGGAATGGCAAGGGTTTTTGCCTACTTCATGGAGCGCAGGGTGCAAATGACCGATGAAGCTATCTTCAACGATACTTCGATTACCATTAGAAATGCTATTCAGAATACATTTAACCACAACAGCAATAAAACCAATATTAGTAAAACCGCCTTTGAAGTTGCGCTGACAAAGCTGGTGTAA
- a CDS encoding MotA/TolQ/ExbB proton channel family protein: protein MLYFFQEDGLAQAAEGAEPIVEEKTLSLFDLFLSGGIGGQVIIFILFILLFAAIYIYFERLFAIKAASETDNNFMNQIKDSVLHGNIESARIRCAQANSPVARLTAKGLDRIGSPLEDINTAIENAGRLEVYKLEKNVSVLATIAGAAPMIGFLGTVIGMVIAFHELATSSGQAEMGALAEGIYTAMTTTVAGLIVGIIAYIGYNHLVVKTDKVVHQMEATAVDFLDLLNEPV from the coding sequence ATGCTATACTTTTTTCAGGAAGATGGTCTTGCCCAGGCCGCAGAGGGGGCAGAACCAATAGTAGAGGAAAAGACACTTTCTTTATTCGATTTGTTTCTAAGTGGCGGGATAGGAGGTCAGGTGATCATCTTTATTCTCTTTATTTTATTATTTGCTGCCATTTACATTTATTTTGAGAGGTTGTTTGCGATCAAGGCAGCTTCAGAAACAGACAATAACTTCATGAACCAGATCAAAGATAGCGTGCTGCATGGCAATATTGAGTCTGCGCGCATACGTTGTGCCCAGGCTAACTCGCCAGTTGCCAGGCTAACAGCGAAAGGGCTTGACAGAATTGGGAGCCCGCTGGAAGATATCAATACAGCTATTGAAAATGCCGGCAGGCTTGAAGTGTATAAGCTCGAAAAGAACGTGAGCGTACTTGCCACCATAGCGGGAGCTGCGCCTATGATTGGTTTTCTTGGTACCGTAATAGGGATGGTTATTGCTTTCCATGAGCTGGCTACCAGTAGCGGGCAGGCCGAAATGGGTGCTTTGGCTGAAGGGATCTATACCGCCATGACCACTACCGTGGCCGGGCTTATTGTGGGGATTATCGCTTACATTGGGTATAACCACCTGGTGGTGAAGACCGATAAGGTGGTGCACCAAATGGAGGCCACAGCAGTAGATTTCCTTGACCTTCTAAACGAACCTGTATAG
- a CDS encoding ExbD/TolR family protein — MNLRGRNKISPEFSMSSMTDIVFLLLIFFMLTSPAITPEALDLILPKAKGKTTTKQNVAVSITKDLQVYINKERVSNSALEARLKEVLSGEEDPTIILRAEEGVPIEKAVDVMDIANRNRYKIVLAVKPE; from the coding sequence ATGAATTTAAGAGGCAGAAATAAGATCAGTCCCGAATTCAGTATGAGTTCAATGACCGATATCGTATTCCTGTTGTTGATCTTTTTTATGCTCACCTCACCGGCCATCACTCCGGAAGCGCTTGATCTTATCCTGCCAAAGGCAAAAGGTAAGACCACGACCAAACAAAATGTGGCGGTGAGTATTACAAAAGACCTTCAGGTATATATCAACAAAGAAAGAGTGAGCAACAGCGCACTCGAAGCAAGGTTGAAAGAGGTCCTGAGCGGCGAAGAAGACCCTACCATCATCCTGCGGGCCGAAGAAGGGGTGCCAATCGAAAAAGCTGTGGATGTGATGGATATAGCCAACAGGAACCGTTACAAGATCGTACTTGCCGTAAAACCTGAATAA
- a CDS encoding energy transducer TonB, translating to MKYLETEHERKSMAITVVLHVLLILLLLFFGFTYLDPPPESGIAINFGTSEVGSGVEQPTEPVKTAPQQTSAPVTPVETNIEEEVVTQEITEAPVIEKKKEEKLVQKVETPVKKVEEPVKKPDPKPSKSTTDALSSILNGPANDGQARGGEGNDQAAGDKGSPDGDPNAKSYYGTGMGLDGDGNYRLGGRKALNKEKFVQDCNESGIVVVQIEVNRSGAVTHAIPGVKGTTNNATCLTDPAKRAALATRFNSDPDAPVKQVGTIIYNFKLTE from the coding sequence GTGAAATACCTGGAAACAGAACACGAACGAAAGTCGATGGCAATAACGGTGGTGCTTCACGTACTGCTTATCCTGCTATTGCTGTTCTTTGGTTTCACGTATCTCGACCCGCCACCAGAAAGCGGGATAGCCATAAACTTTGGAACTTCCGAAGTAGGTTCGGGCGTTGAACAGCCTACTGAACCTGTAAAAACAGCACCGCAGCAAACCAGTGCCCCGGTTACCCCGGTAGAGACCAATATTGAAGAAGAAGTGGTTACCCAGGAGATTACCGAAGCGCCTGTAATTGAGAAGAAGAAGGAAGAAAAGCTGGTTCAAAAGGTAGAAACGCCGGTGAAAAAGGTGGAAGAACCTGTCAAAAAACCCGATCCCAAACCTTCAAAATCTACTACCGATGCCCTGAGCAGTATACTAAACGGCCCCGCTAACGACGGGCAGGCGAGAGGCGGAGAAGGTAACGACCAGGCTGCGGGCGACAAAGGCAGCCCCGATGGCGATCCTAACGCCAAATCATACTACGGAACCGGAATGGGCCTTGACGGCGATGGCAATTACCGGTTGGGTGGCCGTAAGGCTTTGAACAAAGAAAAATTTGTGCAGGATTGTAACGAATCGGGTATAGTGGTGGTGCAAATCGAGGTAAATCGAAGCGGTGCAGTAACCCACGCCATTCCCGGCGTTAAGGGAACAACAAACAACGCTACCTGTCTTACCGATCCTGCAAAAAGGGCAGCCCTGGCCACGCGCTTTAACAGCGACCCCGATGCTCCCGTGAAGCAGGTTGGAACCATTATCTACAATTTCAAACTTACCGAATAA